The Methanobrevibacter sp. TLL-48-HuF1 genomic sequence GGATGCTTTTTTAGTAGTGTGTTGTGAAGCTTCATATCCTCTAATATAATCAAAGCTGTCGTTATATTTTTTTCTAAGTTTTTGAATTTCTTCTGTTTTGCATAATTCATCGATTTTTAAAAGATCCATACTTTTTTCTTTAAAGTTTTGTAATGCTTCATATTCATTAAATATGTCATAATTTTTTATAGTATCCATTTTTTCTTTTATATTTTCAATTGATTCATTTCTGGGAATATATGAATTTTTAAAGTGGTCTAATTCTTCATCTATTTTTAAGGATTTCATATCTTCAGGTAAAAATCTCCTTACAAAGTTTCCTAAAGTTATTCCGTATCTTTGTTTAAATGTAGCTCCGTTTCCCTGTCCGTGGTCTGAAAGAATTACAAAATCATAATGTCTTTTAGAAATACTTTCAGCATTTTCCAAACGGTTGATCTCTAAATCAATCTCTTTTAAAACACTCCAAACATCATTATCACGTATTCCGGAATGGTGGGCTACTTCATCATAACCTACATAAGTTGCATAAGCTGAATTTATTTCTCCATTAAGAATATCTCCAGCCAAAGTTTCTGTTACAACTTCTCTTAAAAATACATTTCCTCCGGCTCTTAATGTTGCATATATTATCCCTCTTTTCATTCTGGGACGTATGTTCTTGATTTTGTGAATTATCTGGGATTTTAATTCCTTAAGAATGTCCCATAAAAATAATACAAATATTCGCTGAAAGCTATTTGAGGTGGTAAATACAGAGTACCATGTTTTATTAAATAGTTTATCCAGTTCTATGATTTTAGATGATGTAAATATGAAATCATCACTATCTCCGCTGAACATATTTGCTCTACTGGCTCCATTATCACTTAATAATCCATTTCCATCAGATATTTTATTTTCAATTAATGGAGCGTGGGAGAAATTAGATGAAACTATGATTTTATTATTATTTTCTTTTTCAACCCATCTGTAAGCTATAATGTCTTTATTATTTCCATGTAAAATTCCCGCCTGACTTGCTCCTGTTTGACTTGATAAGTCAGTTTCCCATTCTTTTAGAGTATGTGTTTTATTTTCAATCCATCTTTTAAGTGTAGGCATATATCCTTTGCCAATAGCTTCATCTAAAATTTCTTTAGCTAATCCGTCAATTTCAATCATTATTACTCCGGAATATTTTCTAGCAGCTTTTTTGTCAGTATTAACTTTTTTAGAAAGTTTTTTGATGATATGTCTATTGTAAAAGTCAATATTAGCTATATTAAATATAAGTGTTGTAGCTATGTTTATGAATAATGTTGCGATTAAAGCTCCGCCTATTCCTATATTAACTTCTGGAAGATAATATGCAACTCCATAAAACATAAGTCCATTTAGAAGAAGTGCACCTATTCCAAATGTTATAATAAAAAACCTCATCAGTATTCTGGTAAAAATAGGCCATAATATTGTGTTTGCAATTGTTAATAAAAAGATTATAATTATTGCATTTGTCCAACGGCCCAAAACAAAATCATCACTAAGCATAGGCATAGCTAAAACTATTAATATATTAGCTATTCCAATTGTAATTGAAGTTAGAATTATTTTAGCTTTATTAACATTTGACTGGTTTGTATTTTCCATAGGAATCTAGATAATTTCTATTTTTTGTTTTTCATTACTTTTTAAATGGAATAATGTTATTTCAGGTTTGCAGTTTATTCTCATCCAAAATGTATTTGTTCCAAGACCTCTGCTCGTATATTGAATCATATTTTTAACTTTATATTTTCCAACAGGATATCTGGTTGATTTAGGACCTCTAAATGGAGCTATATTGGTTCTAGGAATAATAAACTGTCCGCCATGTGAGTGTCCGGATATTTGAAGTCCGAATCTTCCGCTTTCAGAAGATATTTTAGCAAAGTCTGGTTCATGAGCAAGTAAAATAGCTGCTCCTTGGTTAGGTAATTTCTTTAAAACACTATCCAGATTATCAGCACCGACAGTATAACTGTCCACTCCTGCAATATTGAGCAGTTTTTCGTGATTGTCGTTTTTTTCAGATTTTTTAAGTGTGTATACATCATTGCTTAAATCTTTAACATCGGCTTTTTTTAAGATGTTTCTTATTTCACTGGCTCCAAGCCAATGGTCATGATTGCCTAAAACAGCTAATTTCCCGTCTTTTGCTTTTAATTTTTTAAAAGATTTTTTCAAATCCTCTTCATAGCCTTCTAAAATATATGAAACATAATCTCCGGTCAATGTTATCATATCTGGTTTTAAGGTATTTACATACTCAACAACTCCCTCTAAATACTCGGGATTTAACCATTGGCCAATATGTATGTCTGTTAAATTAATAATTTTATAATTGTTAAATGCAAGGTCTAAGTTGTTTAATTCAATATCAACATTAACAACATCAAAGAATTCTTTGTTAAATTCTGTTCCAAAGCTCATTTCTCTTGATTGTGTCATGAATTCCTGTAATCCTTGACGAACTTTTAGAGCAGAAGGTTTATTGCCATCCATGTTTTTTCACTTATGTTTTTTGTATTAGATTTATATAATTTAAATCTTAAATATATAATTAATTATTTATTTTTTATTGTGATATTATGCTTCAAATTGCAGTTACTGGAAAACCAAATGTTGGAAAATCTTCATTCTTTAACTCTGCAACTTCTTCAAGTGTAGAAATGGCTAATTATCCATTTACTACTATTGATGCTAATAAAGCAGTTGCTCATGTTATTAGTGAATGTCCTTGTAAAGAATTGAATGTTACTTGTAATCCTAGAAATTCCATTTGTATTGATGGAAAAAGATTGTTGCCTGTTGAATTAATAGATGTTGCAGGTCTTGTTCCTGGAGCTCATGAAGGTAAGGGTTTAGGTAATCAATTTTTAGATGATTTGATGCAAGCTAAAGTTTTAATACATGTTATTGATGCTTCCGGTTCTACTGATGCTGAAGGACAAAGCGTAGAAGCCGGTTCTCATGATCCTTTAGAGGATATTGAATTTCTGGAAGATGAAATTGTAATGTGGATGTATGGAATTCTTAACAGAAATTGGGTTAGACTTGTACGTAAAATTGAAGCTGAAAAATTAGACATAGCTAAAGTAATTTTTGACCAATTGTCAGGTACTGGAATAACTTTGGAAGATATTATTGAAGCTAAAAGAAAAGTTAATCCTGATTATACCAAATGGGAAAAAGAAGATTTCATGGAACTTATCCGTAATATATTGCATATAGCCAAACCAATGATTATTGTAGCTAA encodes the following:
- a CDS encoding phage holin family protein, which codes for MENTNQSNVNKAKIILTSITIGIANILIVLAMPMLSDDFVLGRWTNAIIIIFLLTIANTILWPIFTRILMRFFIITFGIGALLLNGLMFYGVAYYLPEVNIGIGGALIATLFINIATTLIFNIANIDFYNRHIIKKLSKKVNTDKKAARKYSGVIMIEIDGLAKEILDEAIGKGYMPTLKRWIENKTHTLKEWETDLSSQTGASQAGILHGNNKDIIAYRWVEKENNNKIIVSSNFSHAPLIENKISDGNGLLSDNGASRANMFSGDSDDFIFTSSKIIELDKLFNKTWYSVFTTSNSFQRIFVLFLWDILKELKSQIIHKIKNIRPRMKRGIIYATLRAGGNVFLREVVTETLAGDILNGEINSAYATYVGYDEVAHHSGIRDNDVWSVLKEIDLEINRLENAESISKRHYDFVILSDHGQGNGATFKQRYGITLGNFVRRFLPEDMKSLKIDEELDHFKNSYIPRNESIENIKEKMDTIKNYDIFNEYEALQNFKEKSMDLLKIDELCKTEEIQKLRKKYNDSFDYIRGYEASQHTTKKASDSELIVLGSGNLGLIYLTQWKNRLTYEEIISLFPDLIPGLVKHPGIGFILVNSIANGGMVIGENGIYYLESDGIIGENPLANFGKNASKHLKRHNAFKNMPDILVNSFYDPESGDICAFEELIGSHGGLGGTQTKPFILYPSDWDCPEELVGAKSIYDFLKNGMEKLKEE
- a CDS encoding metallophosphoesterase; this translates as MDGNKPSALKVRQGLQEFMTQSREMSFGTEFNKEFFDVVNVDIELNNLDLAFNNYKIINLTDIHIGQWLNPEYLEGVVEYVNTLKPDMITLTGDYVSYILEGYEEDLKKSFKKLKAKDGKLAVLGNHDHWLGASEIRNILKKADVKDLSNDVYTLKKSEKNDNHEKLLNIAGVDSYTVGADNLDSVLKKLPNQGAAILLAHEPDFAKISSESGRFGLQISGHSHGGQFIIPRTNIAPFRGPKSTRYPVGKYKVKNMIQYTSRGLGTNTFWMRINCKPEITLFHLKSNEKQKIEII
- a CDS encoding redox-regulated ATPase YchF, yielding MLQIAVTGKPNVGKSSFFNSATSSSVEMANYPFTTIDANKAVAHVISECPCKELNVTCNPRNSICIDGKRLLPVELIDVAGLVPGAHEGKGLGNQFLDDLMQAKVLIHVIDASGSTDAEGQSVEAGSHDPLEDIEFLEDEIVMWMYGILNRNWVRLVRKIEAEKLDIAKVIFDQLSGTGITLEDIIEAKRKVNPDYTKWEKEDFMELIRNILHIAKPMIIVANKADLPTAEENIKRMQEKYPYVIPASAESEIALVKAAESGLIRYTPGDSDFEILEKDKLSDNQLKALEYIRTNILEKYGGTGIQTALNEAIFGLLNMIVVYPVQDEHKYTDQKGNVLPDGILVPKGAVPKELAYLVHSDIGDNFMHAVDARKNMRIAADYELQDKDVISIVTRG